The sequence CAGCCCTAATAAGAAGGCCGCGCTCAGAAGTGATGGTGAAAGCGTCAGCTGTTTGGTTGTGATGGCAAGTTTGTGTAAATGTGTTTCTGTGTCTTGTTGAAAAAGTGCAGCACAGTAGGCTGCACTGGATAATTTGAAAATACTAGGATATTGCTATTGTTCTGTGTAAAATCAATTGGTGTGGCTCAGGTAGTTCGCGCCGAAGAAGAAAGCAGTCAGAGCCGGCTCGGGTGGAAGAATCACGCAGCTTCTTTCTTCGCAGGTTTGTTGTTCCTCTTTAAATTCTTCCGGTGGCACCGTAGCGTCTCTCTCACTGTAGTACAGCACTGGGTTAAGTATCTACAGTTTTGTGAAACAGGATGATAATGTCTATTCAGTAAACCCACGTATCACGTTGTTGTCAAGTGCATCTGCCCGGAACGTGCAGTTCACGTAAAGCCATGCGCAAGTTTGAGCCAGCGGTTTACTTGCTGCGCACAAGTCATTTCTGAGATTTGTTGTCGTATATATTTGTGTGCGAGTTTTAGTAGGTTGTTTTACTACCACCCATTAGTTTCAGGCGTTGCTTGATTATCGTCACCCGTTACCGTAAATTCAGAATGGGAGCTCAAGTTCGATCTAGGAATGCAGGAAAGCGCGAGCTGGCGGAAACGATTACTGTTTAAAAGTAGATAGCGCTGCATTTGGTGTGCTATGTTTATAACGGATGGAAAGCACAGGGCAAGGAATGTTTTTCGTAATAATGCATATTTTCAAAACGACCAATCCTGTATGTTTACCAATTTAAAGTAAACTAGAGAATGGcattagtttttgttttgaaaCAGCCGGGTCCACTttgatattcaaaaataaataaatgtcaaacaAGGGTCCCAGTAGCTGCAGACTTTTAGTCCTGCTGAGATATAATCATATCCTTTGTATATATAATCGGGCATTCATTTTCTTGGATTTTTGAGTGatatttgtgttggtttaaaatgtCTTGCACGCAGTGTTTTACTCTCGTTCATTTTAAACCTGGGAAGTATATTTTCCTTCACTTTCTCTCCCTCGTGTTCTTGTTAACGTGGATTCTCTGGCCTCGCTTTCATTGTTGTAGAACTTAAAAGAGAGTTTCAGTTTACACACCAAGATATACTATAGCTTAAATGCTTACAGCCTTCTGTGCACCTGTCTCAGCTCTTCTGCAATCGGGATTTTATCCGGAGCTGTTTTTCCTTAGTGTATTTGGAATTACCACTGAGGAGTGTTTTGACATGACACAGGAGCCAGAAATCACTTCAAGTCTGTTTGAATTAAGCAGACTAGCTGGGGTATCTATCTGTAAAAGGTGGATTACTAATTTAAAACTGATATGAATGCACGTCAGATGTCACAAATTTGCTCTTTTGTAAACAAGAATTTTGTTGGATTTCATGGAGTGCATATAAGTAAAGACTTGATCGACATCACAcataaaaatgcaacataaaGCTGCACATGAGTGAAACAATCGATCCTTAAATCAATGCCTGCAATTTTCAAAATgaccttgtgatttgttaattgtcatagcaaagcaGACACAAATAAgaaattacagatttttaaaagaGAATGGAAATTTGAGAAAACTTGGGATGAGAACGATTAGACCTGTTGCTTTGCCTGTCAATATGTCACCCTGTATTATGTAGCTGTAAAGAACTACAGGTGTAACTTTcaattaatgttttgaaatggatGTTTCACTGTTTCTACTTAAgacttttattaataatttaattctgTAATATCTTGCATGCGATAAAGATCCAATTTTGTTATTGGTCTGAACATttagttttcttgctttttttttttttaaaccatttttaaaagcCGTCTCTAAATGGCCTTTCTGTATAATATTTTTGAGGTTTCCAGAGCAAGTCCTAGCTGTTCACATAGTAGTAATTATTCATGATACAGTCGATGTCTTTTTGCAGTAAATGGACCTTGGTGGACTCCATCTTTGTTCAGCCTAAGTAAGGCATTGGTATACAGCAGAAATGAGTATTGCTTTTGTATGTCTTACAAGTTGACTATGCTGTTCCTAttaaagtgtttttctttctttgtttctctctctttctccttttttttcctctccattaAAGGTTCATCTTGATGGTTAACCAAGCAGATTTGGCAGAGTCCAGTTCTTCATCCACCTGAATTTCCTTTGTTTATACCTTCATTCAAAGATGTACTGTCTTCAGTGGTTGCTGCCAGTGCTTCTTATCCCCAAACCTCTTAATCCTGCTTTATGGTTCAATCATTCAATGTTTATGGGATTCTACCTGTTGAGTTTCCTTCTAGAGAGGAAACCTTGTACCATCTGTGCCTTGGTTTTTCTAGCAGCACTTTTCCTCATCTGTTACAGCTGTTGGGGAAACTGCTTTCTGTACCACTGCAATGATTCTCCACTTCCAGAGTCTGCACATGATCCTAACATCATAGGCACCTAATACTTCGTGATCCACAACATCATATTTCTGagctttttcttttaatgttatttctgcATCGGATTTGACAATCTGAAATGCTCAGGCTATGAATGATTTTCTTTCCACAGTGGTGTGAAGTTCGCCTGTGGGGATAGTTCATTAGCTggagacttttttttgtttttgtttttttgttaacagCCACCAGTCTTTGTGCTGGGAAGTTTGCAGAGCACCCAACTGTTTTGGGTGTATTTTGCATGGAGACTCTACTGCTTAATTATGAATGCACAGATGCAGTGCCATTATGTGAACATAATCAttttgtgattcttttttttttttcacaaatgtgtAATTCTGCTAAAGGATTAAGAAACAATAAAGACATTTAGTTGGGTCTAATGTCCGTAAGAATTtgtctttcaaattttcctaTTGCTGGAGACAAACACAAAGAGAAGAAGCATGGCAATAATGTGATGAAATTTGTTTCTGTCATTGTGATGGAGATGTTTTAAAGGGACACTGtaacaaattttaataataaaaaagtagtgcaatgcatttgtatctttttttatttttatttttttttattcatggagGAGGGAAGGATTTCAAAGAAAGCACAATCTTCTGGTGGctcaagaacttt comes from Polypterus senegalus isolate Bchr_013 chromosome 14, ASM1683550v1, whole genome shotgun sequence and encodes:
- the LOC120514733 gene encoding bladder cancer-associated protein, whose translation is MYCLQWLLPVLLIPKPLNPALWFNHSMFMGFYLLSFLLERKPCTICALVFLAALFLICYSCWGNCFLYHCNDSPLPESAHDPNIIGT